From Heliomicrobium modesticaldum Ice1, a single genomic window includes:
- a CDS encoding IS200/IS605 family accessory protein TnpB-related protein codes for MKITARGEILALSDEAKTAVDDLMRIFSSAIRYSFQRLIEGSMSVGDIEKDVASRYGLNIRQAKDAVEDARQTLISQRKLLPEYVKNYAKKAEAVEKKLKHVKSEKKRKALLSKLAKRQRKRDYYQQFITANTIPPVVFGGKKTFHQRCAGTISIEKWRDKRSNRVYARGDKTKKGNPNLRILYHDEKLFLEISTLAKTPSGRSVKVTVPLYIAQKKSKKTGRVNGRNYRQMLIDYLHTGDAYQVEILRRKGRYYVHVTFDEAAVRAYKVEYKGHAGLVGIDTNPDGFALTHIDRTGNYRHHTAIARHELTYARSNRRENLIGEMVKEVIQYAKDRQCGVAFEDLKFEHDQDSQRKFSRIRHNFIYRQMLTMLERACIRNGIEYTKVKPAFTSKIGLYKYTHQYGLDVHHGAALVIARRAYGMKEKVPRLLREKLLPTKSPSTEWKRWAMIHQRIEKEAKIITKGSVTPEFWRSHRKEILGLT; via the coding sequence TCAACGGCTGATCGAAGGCTCGATGAGCGTCGGCGACATCGAAAAGGATGTGGCTTCTCGCTACGGCCTCAACATCCGCCAAGCCAAGGACGCCGTGGAAGACGCCCGCCAAACACTTATTTCCCAACGAAAACTTCTCCCCGAGTACGTGAAGAATTATGCTAAAAAAGCCGAAGCCGTCGAGAAAAAACTCAAGCATGTGAAGTCCGAAAAAAAACGCAAGGCCCTTCTTTCCAAGCTCGCCAAGCGTCAGCGAAAACGAGATTATTATCAACAGTTTATCACCGCGAATACGATTCCTCCAGTCGTCTTTGGCGGCAAGAAAACCTTCCATCAGCGTTGTGCCGGAACCATTTCCATCGAAAAGTGGCGGGACAAACGCTCCAATCGCGTCTACGCTCGCGGCGATAAAACCAAGAAGGGCAATCCGAACCTTCGCATCCTCTATCACGACGAGAAACTTTTCTTGGAGATCAGCACCCTCGCCAAAACCCCGTCCGGTCGTTCGGTGAAAGTCACCGTTCCCCTTTACATCGCCCAAAAGAAGTCGAAGAAGACCGGAAGGGTCAACGGGCGCAACTACCGCCAGATGCTGATCGACTACCTCCACACGGGCGACGCCTACCAGGTTGAAATCCTTCGGCGAAAGGGCCGCTACTATGTGCATGTGACCTTTGACGAAGCGGCGGTTCGGGCCTACAAGGTCGAATACAAAGGGCATGCGGGCCTCGTCGGCATCGATACGAACCCGGACGGTTTTGCCCTCACCCATATCGACCGCACCGGAAACTACCGCCATCACACCGCTATCGCCCGGCATGAACTGACCTATGCCCGATCCAATCGACGAGAAAATCTGATTGGCGAGATGGTCAAGGAGGTCATTCAATACGCGAAGGATCGCCAATGCGGCGTGGCCTTTGAGGACTTGAAGTTCGAACACGACCAAGATAGCCAGCGTAAATTCTCGCGCATCCGGCACAACTTCATCTATCGCCAAATGCTCACGATGCTGGAAAGGGCCTGTATTCGAAACGGGATCGAGTATACGAAAGTGAAGCCCGCCTTTACGTCGAAGATCGGCTTGTACAAGTATACCCACCAGTATGGTCTGGACGTTCACCACGGCGCGGCCTTGGTCATTGCCCGAAGGGCCTATGGGATGAAAGAAAAAGTCCCGAGGCTCTTGCGGGAAAAACTCCTTCCGACGAAAAGTCCGTCTACCGAATGGAAACGATGGGCCATGATCCATCAGCGGATCGAAAAAGAAGCGAAAATCATCACGAAAGGAAGTGTAACGCCTGAGTTTTGGCGGTCACACCGGAAAGAGATCCTCGGACTAACCTAG